One window of the Benincasa hispida cultivar B227 chromosome 3, ASM972705v1, whole genome shotgun sequence genome contains the following:
- the LOC120073370 gene encoding serine/threonine-protein kinase KIPK2-like produces the protein MGSGTCEIVEAREEIKPVQSKAGSHHSDFVSDKDRRLSALKIGFKGSLEDDINQLFESISIKNASKSLGHSQVEVNALRKSTLKKPITVGIPRSPGIGTSDSGSLKQALRELCLSKASEMAAMKRSSKSSSSSRISEAGRIKTLYNSVMVEATESGSSSDNVKGGRVVGISLVPEEKKVNFEKRLEHVQASAVKPPVESAYSSQLPVAKAQKHVEVATVEQNVNPTLSRKVGSQTLKAELEKEEESITLPSISSCTIGKVLEKEKKILAGSRVANKVGSSKAGRKGRLQTTSSSKLGSGNKVTKLSRSASRSVKPVIRNKGLAKKKVKQDLSSPACSSSTYNAVNGDMDPSKRKLICERCHCALNSAAKDSKKGSASQFSGLGTDVNMTNSKFGVNKSGINVDGKASDVKVKRNTRVRDKGEFSQSSKSSQGEYSSSTTSIISDDSNGHGPSNGNRPHMSKDFRWEAIRHAQLQYGVLSLRHFNLLKKLGCGDIGTVYLAELTGTNYLFAIKVMDNEFLARRKKIPRAQTEREILRMLDHPFLPTLYVQFTSDNLSCLVMEYCPGGDLHVLRQKQLGRVFPEPAARFYVAEVLLALEYLHMLGVIYRDLKPENILVREDGHIMLTDFDLSLRCTVNPTLLKSSSFNADLVKTSGPCTDSNCAEPFCIEPSCQVPCFSPRFLPASAKTRKSKPDLTTQFRSLPQLVAEPTDARSNSFVGTHEYLAPEIIKGEGHGAAVDWWTFGVFLYELLYGRTPFKGSNNEETLANVIMQGLSFPDSPIVSFQARDLIRGLLVKEPENRFGTEKGAAEIKQHPFFEGLNWALIRCAVPPELPDLCDMDITSMIAQQNKFRYLENKSTGEHLEFELF, from the exons ATGGGATCTGGTACTTGTGAAATTGTCGAAGCAAGGGAAGAAATCAAACCTGTTCAAAGTAAGGCAGGATCTCATCATTCAGATTTTGTATCAGACAAAGATCGAAGACTTTCTGCATTGAAAATTGGATTCAAGGGATCTCTAGAGGATGATATCAATCAGCTTTTTGAGTCTATTAGTATTAAAAATGCATCCAAGAGTTTAGGTCATTCACAAGTAGAGGTAAACGCACTGAGAAAAAGTACACTAAAGAAGCCAATAACTGTTGGCATACCTCGGTCACCAGGTATTGGTACTTCTGATTCCGGTAGTCTGAAGCAAGCACTTAGGGAACTATGCCTTTCAAAGGCGTCTGAAATGGCTGCTATGAAGAGATCATCAAAATCGTCTAGCTCTTCAAGAATCTCAGAAGCTGGGCGAATCAAGACATTGTACAATTCAGTTATGGTTGAAGCCACTGAGTCAGGCTCTTCTTCAGATAATGTTAAAGGGGGACGTGTGGTTGGAATATCCCTGGTTCCAGAGGAAAAGAAAGTGAACTTTGAGAAGAGACTTGAGCATGTCCAGGCATCTGCTGTTAAACCACCGGTTGAAAGTGCTTACTCTTCTCAGTTGCCTGTTGCAAAAGCACAAAAGCACGTTGAGGTTGCTACTGTGGAACAAAACGTCAATCCCACTTTGTCAAGGAAAGTTGGATCTCAAACATTAAAGGCAGAGTTGGAGAAGGAAGAGGAGTCCATTACTCTACCATCTATATCTTCTTGCACTATTGGCAAGGTCttggagaaggagaagaaaattcTTGCCGGAAGCAGAGTAGCAAATAAAGTGGGATCATCTAAGGCAGGACGTAAAGGTAGGTTGCAAACTACATCTTCATCTAAGTTGGGTAGTGGCAATAAGGTAACCAAGTTATCTAGAAGTGCCTCCCGTTCTGTTAAACCAGTTATTAGGAACAAGGGGCTGGCTAAGAAGAAAGTCAAACAGGATTTGAGTTCTCCAGCATGTAGTTCAAGCACATACAATGCAGTCAATGGTGATATGGATCCTAGTAAAAGGAAGTTGATATGCGAGAGATGCCATTGTGCATTGAATAGTGCAGCTAAAGACTCAAAGAAGGGCTCTGCATCCCAGTTTAGTGGTCTTGGTACTGATGTAAACAtgacaaattcaaaatttggtgtTAACAAATCAGGCATCAATGTGGATGGCAAGGCTTCTGATGTTAAAGTCAAAAGAAATACAAGGGTACGAGATAAGGGTGAATTTTCTCAAAGCTCAAAAAGTAGTCAAGGTGAGTACAGTAGCAGTACGACGAGTATTATAAGTGATGATAGCAATGGGCATGGACCCAGTAATGGTAACAGACCTCATATGTCAAAAGACTTTAGGTGGGAAGCCATACGCCATGCACAATTACAGTATGGGGTCCTCAGCTTGCgacattttaatcttttaaagaAGCTTGGTTGTGGAGACATTGGAACAGTGTATCTTGCTGAGCTAACTGGCACAAATTACCTATTTGCCATTAAGGTCATGGACAATGAGTTTCTAGCAAGACGGAAGAAAATTCCTAGAGCACAAACCGAGAGAGAAATACTGAGGATGTTAGATCATCCATTCCTCCCTACACTTTATGTTCAATTTACTTCAGATAATCTATCATGTCTCGTCATGGAGTATTGTCCTGGAGGAGATCTTCATGTTCTGCGGCAGAAGCAGCTAGGCAGAGTGTTTCCTGAACCCGCAGCAAG ATTTTATGTTGCTGAGGTCCTCCTTGCTTTGGAGTACTTGCACATGCTCGGAGTTATTTATCGAGATTTAAAACCTGAGAATATTCTTGTCAGGGAAGATGGTCACATAATGCTTACCGACTTTGACCTGTCGTTAAGGTGCACGGTCAATCCAACACTCCTGAAGTCATCATCCTTCAATGCAGACTTGGTGAAAACATCAGGTCCCTGTACAGATTCTAATTGTGCTGAGCCATTTTGCATTGAACCATCATGTCAAGTCCCATGCTTCAGCCCCAGGTTTCTACCTGCTTCTGCCAAAACAAGGAAGTCAAAACCTGATCTCACAACACAGTTCAGGTCATTGCCCCAGCTCGTTGCTGAACCCACCGATGCACGTTCGAATTCCTTTGTCGGCACTCATGAATATTTGGCTCCTGAGATCATTAAAGGAGAGGGTCATGGAGCTGCAGTTGATTGGTGGACTTTTGGTGTTTTTCTCTATGAGCTTCTGTATGGTAGAACCCCTTTCAAGGGCTCCAATAATGAAGAAACATTAGCCAATGTAATAATGCAAGGCCTCAGTTTTCCCGACAGCCCAATCGTTAGTTTCCAAGCAAGGGATCTTATCCGAGGACTGTTGGTAAAAGAACCTGAAAATCGATTCGGGACAGAGAAAGGGGCCGCGGAAATCAAACAGCACCCGTTCTTCGAGGGACTAAACTGGGCATTGATCCGGTGTGCAGTTCCTCCAGAACTTCCAGACTTATGTGATATGGACATTACAAGTATGATTGCTCAACAAAACAAGTTCAGGTATTTGGAAAACAAGTCCACTGGAGAACACCTTGAGTTCGAATTGTTTTAG
- the LOC120072589 gene encoding protein BUD31 homolog 2 produces MPKIKTNRVKYPEGWELIEPTLRELQAKMREAENDPHDGKRKCETLWPIFKIAHQKSRYIFDLYHRRKEISKELFEFCLDQGYADRNLIAKWKKPGYERLCCLRCMQPRDHNFATTCVCRVPKHLREEKVIECVHCGCRGCASGD; encoded by the exons ATGCCCAAGATTAAGACGAATCGTGTCAAGTATCCGGAGGGATGGGAGCTAATTGAACCAACTCTCCGAGAATTGCAAGCTAAGATGAGAGAAG CCGAGAATGACCCACATGATGGTAAGAGAAAATGTGAGACTTTATGGCCTATATTCAAAATAGCACATCAGAAAAGCCGCTATATCTTTGACCTTTATCATCGAAGAAAGGAAATTTCTAAAGAATTATTTGAATTCTGTTTGGACCAAGGCTATGCAGATCGTAACTTAATTGCAAAATGGAAGAAG CCTGGTTATGAACGTTTGTGCTGTCTAAGATGCATGCAACCCCGAGATCACAACTTTGCGACAACGTGCGTGTGTCGGGTTCCCAAGCACCTGAGGGAGGAGAAGGTTATCGAGTGTGTGCATTGTGGTTGCAGGGGCTGCGCAAGTGGAGATTGA